The Desulfuromonas versatilis genome has a segment encoding these proteins:
- a CDS encoding type II secretion system F family protein, which produces MANYHYKARSSSGELLEGTMEAASVDAVAGQLLANGISPLKISAVQAGSDVLGTLRNVWRARQKAEVEDLILFCRQMHTLTRAGIPLVRAFKGLEATAHKPVLARTLRAVVEDIESGRDLSAALARHPRVFPSLLVSMIQVGENSGQLDEAFQQVARYLEQDKDTRDRVKEALRYPAFVTAAIAVALAVINLLVVPAFARVFRSFGADLPLPTRILLAISKFTTTYWPLLLVGTLVGGWLLLRYLKTDSGRLLWGRYKLKLPLVGDIILRATMVRFARAFSMGYSAGVPLVQALGLTARAVDNPHVGGRIDKMRNNIERGETLTNAAGNTRLFTPLVLQMLAVGEETGAVDSTLLEVADFYEREIEYDLKKLSSAIEPILVVAMGGMVLILALGVFLPMWNLTAIAR; this is translated from the coding sequence ATGGCCAACTATCATTACAAAGCCCGCAGCAGCTCGGGAGAGCTGCTCGAGGGGACCATGGAGGCCGCCTCGGTGGACGCCGTCGCCGGCCAGCTGCTGGCCAACGGCATCTCGCCGCTGAAGATCAGCGCGGTCCAGGCCGGCTCCGACGTGCTGGGGACCCTGCGGAATGTCTGGCGCGCCCGGCAGAAAGCTGAGGTCGAAGACCTGATCCTTTTCTGCCGGCAGATGCACACCCTGACCCGGGCCGGGATCCCCCTGGTCCGCGCCTTCAAGGGGCTCGAAGCGACGGCCCACAAGCCGGTTCTGGCGCGTACCCTGCGTGCCGTGGTGGAGGACATCGAGTCGGGGCGCGACCTCAGCGCCGCCCTCGCCCGGCACCCCAGGGTCTTTCCCTCGCTGCTGGTGAGCATGATCCAGGTCGGCGAGAACTCGGGGCAGCTCGACGAGGCCTTTCAGCAGGTCGCCCGCTACCTCGAGCAGGACAAGGACACCCGCGACCGGGTCAAGGAGGCCCTGCGCTACCCGGCCTTCGTCACTGCCGCCATCGCCGTGGCCCTGGCGGTCATCAACCTGCTGGTGGTGCCGGCCTTCGCCAGGGTCTTCCGCAGCTTCGGTGCCGATCTTCCCCTGCCGACCCGAATCCTGCTGGCGATCTCCAAATTCACCACGACTTACTGGCCGCTGCTGCTGGTCGGGACGCTGGTCGGCGGCTGGCTGCTGCTGCGCTACCTCAAAACCGATTCGGGCAGGCTGCTCTGGGGGCGCTACAAGCTGAAGCTGCCCCTGGTGGGCGATATCATCCTGCGCGCCACCATGGTGCGTTTCGCCCGGGCCTTCTCCATGGGCTACAGCGCCGGCGTGCCGCTGGTGCAGGCCCTGGGCCTGACCGCGCGGGCGGTGGACAATCCCCACGTCGGCGGGCGCATCGACAAGATGCGCAACAACATCGAGCGGGGCGAGACCCTGACCAACGCCGCCGGCAACACCAGGCTGTTCACCCCCCTGGTGCTGCAGATGCTCGCCGTCGGCGAGGAGACCGGCGCGGTGGACAGCACCCTGCTGGAGGTCGCGGATTTTTACGAGCGGGAGATCGAATACGACCTCAAGAAACTCTCCAGCGCCATCGAACCGATCCTGGTGGTGGCCATGGGCGGCATGGTGCTGATCCTGGCTCTGGGGGTGTTTCTCCCCATGTGGAATCTTACCGCCATCGCGCGGTGA
- a CDS encoding GspE/PulE family protein has translation MAIRKKIRIGEMLVENRLISEEQLQQALVAQKKTGHKLGDTLIELGMVTSSGLLQCLARQLQIPYIDLQHYRYKPETVRKLPETYARRFRAIVLNETNGELLVGMADPTDIFAYDELVKILKRPVNQAVVRESDLLRTVDTVYRRTDQIVNLAEELGEELGQGVNLAELLPASELEDAPVVKLLRSLFEDAVQVGASDIHIEPDEAVLRIRQRIDGLLHEQIIKEKRIAGALVSRLKLLSGLDISERRLPQDGRFNIRVHGKSIDIRLSTMPLQHGESVVMRLLDQSGGILGFDQVGMPPEILAPFRAAVQRPHGMVLVTGPTGSGKTTTLYAALNELNLAEKKVITVEDPVEYRLPRINQVQVHPRIGLDFSSILRASLRQDPDVIMVGEMRDQETAEIGLRAAMTGHMVLSTLHTNDSVSTALRLLDMGAAGYVVASALRAVLAQRLVRRICPSCQEDDPLNPQQRSWLRAKTGGIPEGVSFRRGLGCPKCHNTGYRGRIGVFELLEISEPLADALRRGDSGGFAEIAARQKGFRPLELCALQYAREGVTTMEEVLRVSGQVDEQALLESEPASTATEEASLEA, from the coding sequence ATGGCCATCCGCAAGAAAATACGCATCGGCGAAATGCTGGTCGAAAACCGCCTGATCAGCGAAGAGCAGCTGCAGCAGGCACTGGTCGCCCAGAAAAAGACCGGCCACAAGCTCGGCGACACCCTCATCGAGCTGGGCATGGTCACCTCCAGCGGCCTGCTGCAGTGCCTGGCCCGCCAGCTGCAGATCCCCTACATCGACCTGCAGCACTACCGCTACAAGCCGGAAACCGTCCGCAAGCTCCCCGAGACTTACGCCCGGCGCTTCCGGGCCATCGTGCTCAACGAGACCAACGGCGAGCTGCTGGTGGGGATGGCCGATCCCACCGACATCTTCGCCTATGACGAGCTGGTCAAGATCCTCAAGCGCCCGGTCAACCAGGCAGTGGTGCGCGAATCCGACCTGCTGCGCACCGTCGACACCGTCTACCGGCGTACCGACCAGATCGTTAACCTCGCCGAGGAGCTCGGCGAGGAGCTCGGCCAGGGGGTCAACCTCGCCGAGCTGCTGCCGGCCAGCGAGCTGGAAGACGCCCCGGTGGTCAAACTGCTGCGCTCGCTGTTCGAGGACGCGGTGCAGGTCGGCGCCTCGGACATCCACATCGAGCCCGACGAGGCGGTGCTGCGCATCCGCCAGCGCATCGACGGGCTGCTGCACGAGCAGATCATCAAGGAGAAGCGCATCGCCGGGGCCCTGGTCTCGCGCCTCAAGCTGCTCTCCGGGCTCGACATCTCCGAGCGGCGCCTGCCCCAGGACGGCCGCTTCAACATCCGGGTGCACGGCAAGAGCATCGACATCCGCCTCTCGACCATGCCCCTGCAGCACGGCGAGTCGGTGGTCATGCGCCTGCTCGACCAGTCGGGGGGGATTCTCGGCTTCGACCAGGTCGGCATGCCCCCGGAGATCCTCGCCCCCTTCCGGGCGGCGGTGCAGCGCCCCCACGGCATGGTCCTGGTCACCGGGCCCACCGGCAGCGGCAAGACCACCACGCTGTATGCCGCGCTCAACGAGTTGAACCTTGCCGAGAAGAAGGTGATCACCGTCGAGGACCCGGTGGAATACCGCCTGCCGCGCATCAACCAGGTGCAGGTTCACCCCCGCATCGGGCTCGATTTTTCCAGCATCCTGCGCGCCTCCCTGCGCCAGGACCCGGACGTGATCATGGTCGGCGAGATGCGCGACCAGGAGACCGCCGAGATCGGCCTGCGCGCCGCCATGACCGGCCACATGGTGCTCTCCACCCTGCACACCAACGACTCGGTCAGCACCGCGCTGCGCCTGCTCGACATGGGCGCCGCGGGGTACGTGGTGGCCAGCGCCCTGCGGGCGGTGCTCGCCCAGCGCCTGGTGCGGCGCATCTGCCCCAGCTGCCAGGAGGACGACCCCCTGAACCCCCAGCAGCGCAGCTGGCTGCGGGCCAAAACCGGTGGGATCCCCGAGGGGGTGAGCTTCCGCCGCGGGCTGGGCTGCCCCAAGTGCCACAACACCGGCTACCGGGGGCGCATCGGGGTGTTCGAACTGCTCGAGATCAGCGAACCGCTGGCCGATGCCCTGCGCCGCGGTGACAGCGGCGGCTTCGCCGAGATCGCCGCGCGTCAGAAGGGGTTCCGGCCCCTGGAGCTCTGCGCCCTGCAGTACGCCAGGGAGGGGGTGACCACCATGGAGGAGGTGCTGCGGGTTTCGGGGCAGGTGGATGAGCAGGCGCTGCTGGAGAGCGAGCCGGCATCGACAGCTACGGAAGAGGCTTCCTTGGAAGCCTGA